One segment of Pseudomonas sp. FP2196 DNA contains the following:
- a CDS encoding response regulator transcription factor codes for MNKLTSAVKVLVVDDQPLIVEELCEFIESSGYRCVPCVSSKQAIEQFIEDTTIGLVLCDLHMPDMDGIELVQELQRLSGKHRVFEAIMLTGRADKQDVIKALRAGIADYYQKPVDLDEMLQGLQRQEVALQERQKTLQLGNLNQKLQFLSESIDDLYQDLDKVRRGPAPVSDEASGDAEGAVEIPAIFNQLSPRQLDVARLVGKGQTNYQIACELGITENTVKLYVSQVLRLTHMHNRTQLALALSPSNSGLRQRVTAH; via the coding sequence GTGAACAAGCTTACGTCGGCGGTAAAAGTTCTGGTGGTCGATGATCAGCCGCTGATTGTCGAAGAACTCTGCGAATTCATCGAAAGCAGTGGCTATCGTTGCGTGCCTTGCGTATCGAGCAAGCAGGCGATCGAGCAATTTATCGAAGACACCACCATTGGCCTGGTGCTGTGCGATCTGCACATGCCGGACATGGATGGCATTGAGCTCGTGCAGGAGCTGCAACGGTTGTCCGGCAAGCATCGGGTCTTTGAAGCCATCATGCTCACCGGCCGTGCCGACAAGCAGGACGTGATCAAAGCCTTGCGCGCCGGAATTGCCGACTACTACCAGAAACCGGTTGATCTGGACGAAATGCTCCAGGGGTTGCAGCGCCAGGAAGTGGCGTTGCAGGAACGGCAGAAAACCCTGCAACTGGGCAACCTGAATCAGAAGCTGCAATTTCTCTCCGAGTCGATCGACGATCTTTATCAGGACCTCGACAAAGTCCGCCGCGGCCCTGCGCCTGTGAGTGACGAGGCGTCGGGTGATGCCGAAGGGGCGGTGGAGATACCGGCGATTTTCAATCAGTTGTCGCCGCGTCAACTGGACGTTGCCCGGTTGGTGGGCAAGGGCCAGACCAACTATCAGATTGCCTGCGAACTGGGCATTACCGAGAACACCGTCAAGCTGTATGTCTCGCAGGTCTTGCGCCTGACGCACATGCATAACCGCACCCAGTTAGCCTTGGCGTTGTCGCCGAGCAATTCAGGACTGCGTCAACGGGTGACCGCGCACTGA
- a CDS encoding response regulator, producing MNSLQTPRQQLLLVDDEEDALLELAELLEGEGFTCHTATSVKLALHHLTRHPDIALVITDLRMPEESGISLIKRLREHTSRQHLPVIVTSGHADMEDVSDMLRLQVLDLFRKPIYHVRLLETLDNLFPKSKANIG from the coding sequence ATGAACTCTTTACAGACTCCGCGCCAGCAGTTGCTCCTCGTCGATGATGAGGAGGACGCACTGCTGGAGCTTGCGGAGTTGCTGGAGGGCGAAGGCTTCACCTGTCATACCGCAACGTCGGTGAAACTCGCTCTGCATCACCTCACCCGCCATCCCGATATCGCCCTGGTGATTACCGATCTGCGCATGCCGGAAGAAAGCGGCATCTCGCTGATCAAGCGCCTGCGTGAACACACCTCGCGCCAGCACCTGCCGGTGATCGTCACTTCGGGGCATGCAGACATGGAGGACGTCAGCGATATGCTGCGCCTGCAGGTGCTGGACCTGTTCCGTAAACCGATCTATCACGTGCGCTTGCTGGAAACCCTGGACAACCTGTTTCCCAAGTCCAAGGCCAACATTGGTTGA
- a CDS encoding Flp family type IVb pilin: protein MSYSRVVQKIKSEIAFFKGLAKDTEGASAIEYALVVGLVALVIAAFGNGIGTQVTSILEAIETALTPAT from the coding sequence ATGTCGTATTCCCGCGTTGTACAAAAGATCAAATCCGAGATCGCATTCTTCAAAGGCCTGGCCAAAGACACCGAGGGCGCGTCTGCCATCGAGTACGCACTGGTCGTCGGTCTGGTGGCGCTGGTGATTGCCGCGTTCGGTAACGGTATCGGCACTCAGGTCACCTCGATCCTGGAAGCCATCGAGACCGCGCTGACACCGGCCACCTGA
- the cpaB gene encoding Flp pilus assembly protein CpaB: MNSRVTLGLAGLFLVGAIIAGYWGLTLSRPPVAEPVAAPAVAPAATPVASTEPVEDPTRQSVVVLLRDIPPFVKITAADVAVEKLRTAPAGSLGNVDQVIGRTPWRPLSAGSWLSDESFQPGSPLARMIRPGERALAVAVDEVINAGGQLAPGDYIDVLLFLRKDENTPQASAQRVVTAVRVLAVGSQMGLTNDGQSAGPARSDEERLKQEQQRMAARSVVLAVPEPLVSRLMLASSAGVLRLAVRSADEQHLAKYWAGENDVSTQLDTPRRELLEFSQLSLTAPPKPMAVAGQPAPRKSTVEVIRGAETAQPTP; the protein is encoded by the coding sequence ATGAACAGTCGCGTCACTCTGGGTCTGGCCGGGTTGTTTCTGGTAGGCGCCATCATTGCCGGGTATTGGGGGCTCACCTTGAGCCGGCCGCCGGTGGCCGAACCGGTTGCCGCCCCCGCCGTCGCGCCAGCCGCAACGCCCGTCGCCAGCACCGAACCTGTTGAAGACCCAACGCGTCAGTCCGTCGTTGTGTTGCTGCGCGACATCCCGCCCTTCGTGAAGATCACCGCCGCCGACGTGGCCGTGGAAAAACTGCGCACCGCGCCGGCCGGTAGCCTGGGCAATGTCGATCAGGTCATCGGCCGCACACCGTGGCGGCCTCTGAGCGCTGGCAGTTGGCTCAGTGACGAAAGCTTCCAGCCGGGCAGCCCGTTGGCGCGCATGATTCGTCCCGGCGAGCGGGCACTGGCGGTGGCGGTGGATGAAGTGATCAACGCCGGCGGGCAATTGGCCCCCGGCGATTACATCGATGTGCTGTTGTTCCTGCGCAAAGATGAAAACACTCCACAGGCCTCGGCGCAACGAGTGGTGACGGCTGTGCGCGTACTTGCCGTCGGCAGCCAGATGGGCCTGACCAACGACGGCCAATCTGCCGGCCCGGCGCGCAGTGATGAAGAGCGACTCAAACAGGAACAACAGCGCATGGCCGCCCGCAGTGTGGTGCTGGCAGTGCCGGAACCGCTGGTCAGCCGCTTGATGCTGGCGTCCAGCGCGGGTGTGCTGCGTCTGGCGGTACGCAGCGCCGATGAGCAGCATCTGGCGAAATACTGGGCCGGCGAAAACGATGTTTCCACGCAACTCGACACCCCTCGCCGGGAACTGCTTGAGTTCAGTCAACTGTCCCTGACCGCACCGCCCAAACCCATGGCCGTGGCCGGTCAACCCGCCCCACGCAAATCCACCGTAGAAGTCATCCGCGGTGCCGAAACGGCTCAACCCACTCCCTGA
- a CDS encoding type II and III secretion system protein family protein — MRTRFTPLFNGLLRASLLSVASIGSAVAAAGNCAALGPLPSVLEVGEGLQQALQSPVAITRVAVGDPKIADVRVTGDNAVLLTGVGPGATTLMIWSTCSSAPRQSMVFVQGKASAAMTTVSLPASEDPNLPSQVQTDIRFVEVSRTKLKEAGTSIYGKGSNNFLFGAPGTVPNTGVTPGVVPLANIDPRIAVPGIPLANDMFNIVWGGGSSKFLGIVNALEGSGFAYTLARPSLVALSGQSASFLAGGEIPIPVPSANSNSYSIEYKEFGIRLTLTPTVVSRDRIALKVAPEVSELDYNNGVTIGGTTVPAFTIRRTDTSISLADGESFVISGLISTQNASQVNKFPGLGDIPVIGAFFRNSSINREERELLMIVTPHLVQPLAANAPLPSLPGEKLRNYDPNWYRLYFLENGNFDKRSGLSQ; from the coding sequence ATGCGCACACGCTTCACGCCCCTGTTCAACGGCTTGCTCCGGGCCTCGCTGCTGAGTGTTGCCTCGATCGGCAGTGCCGTCGCCGCCGCCGGCAATTGCGCCGCGCTCGGCCCGCTGCCTTCGGTGCTGGAGGTCGGCGAAGGTTTGCAACAGGCGTTGCAATCGCCGGTCGCGATCACTCGGGTGGCGGTGGGCGATCCGAAAATCGCCGACGTGCGCGTGACCGGCGATAACGCGGTGTTGCTCACGGGTGTCGGCCCCGGCGCCACCACGCTGATGATCTGGAGCACCTGTTCCAGCGCCCCGCGCCAAAGCATGGTGTTCGTGCAGGGCAAGGCCAGTGCGGCCATGACTACGGTCTCGCTGCCGGCCTCCGAAGACCCGAACCTGCCGTCGCAAGTACAGACCGACATCCGCTTCGTCGAAGTCAGTCGTACCAAACTCAAGGAGGCTGGCACATCGATCTACGGCAAAGGTTCGAACAACTTTCTGTTCGGCGCACCGGGTACCGTGCCCAACACCGGCGTCACCCCCGGCGTTGTGCCGTTGGCCAACATTGACCCGCGTATCGCAGTGCCCGGCATCCCGTTGGCCAACGACATGTTCAACATTGTCTGGGGCGGCGGCAGCAGTAAATTCCTCGGCATCGTCAATGCGCTGGAGGGCAGCGGGTTTGCCTACACCCTGGCGCGGCCGAGCCTGGTGGCGTTGAGCGGGCAGAGCGCAAGTTTTCTCGCCGGCGGTGAAATTCCGATCCCGGTGCCGAGCGCCAACAGCAACAGCTACTCCATCGAATACAAGGAATTCGGCATCCGCCTGACACTGACTCCGACGGTGGTCAGCCGCGACCGCATCGCCCTCAAGGTCGCCCCGGAAGTCAGCGAACTTGACTACAACAACGGCGTGACCATCGGCGGTACCACGGTGCCGGCGTTCACCATTCGCCGCACCGACACCAGCATCTCTCTGGCCGATGGCGAGAGCTTCGTGATCAGCGGTTTGATCAGCACGCAGAACGCCTCTCAGGTGAACAAATTTCCCGGGCTGGGCGACATACCGGTCATAGGCGCGTTCTTTCGCAACTCCTCGATCAATCGTGAAGAGCGCGAGTTGCTGATGATTGTTACGCCGCACCTGGTCCAGCCGCTGGCCGCCAATGCGCCGCTGCCGTCGCTACCCGGCGAGAAACTGCGCAACTACGACCCGAACTGGTATCGCCTGTACTTCCTCGAAAACGGCAACTTCGATAAACGCAGCGGATTATCGCAATGA
- a CDS encoding pilus assembly protein, which yields MSQNLSQTFLAITRNDTDLEWLQGSLAPLGQVVSAGGGSLDELLALVDVTFASLVFVGLDREHLVAQSALIEGVLEAKPMLAIVALGDGMDNQLVLNAMRAGARDFVAYGSRSSEVAGLVRRLSKRLPAVTPNTQLGGLTVLYGVQSDADGALLANHMALVVQKSGQQTLLLDLGLPRGDSLALLGLESSFHFGDALRHLRRLDATLIDSAFTSAEAGLRILAYAGSDEPLERTSAAELYMLLSALRQHFQHIVVNLTGQPDSEALRTFVSHCDKLLWYTDQNVLDCRRNLAVLNLWREKGMKLDHCRLLVDRYLRNVAPDSDTLGKTFGLEVIAVLAYSPEVRLNAKNQGVTLFELAPREALSQSLRTLGERLAKRSESLAKPKITWFDRLRGTS from the coding sequence ATGAGCCAGAACCTGAGTCAGACCTTCCTCGCCATCACCCGCAACGACACTGATCTTGAGTGGTTGCAAGGGTCGCTGGCACCGCTTGGCCAAGTGGTCAGCGCCGGCGGTGGCAGTCTTGACGAGCTGCTGGCACTGGTAGACGTGACCTTTGCCAGCCTGGTTTTCGTCGGTCTCGACCGCGAGCATCTGGTGGCCCAGAGCGCGCTGATCGAAGGCGTGCTGGAAGCCAAACCGATGCTCGCCATCGTCGCCCTCGGTGACGGTATGGACAATCAGCTTGTGCTGAATGCAATGCGCGCCGGGGCACGGGATTTTGTCGCCTACGGTTCGCGCTCCAGCGAAGTCGCCGGGTTGGTGAGACGCCTGAGTAAACGCTTGCCGGCGGTTACCCCAAACACCCAGCTTGGCGGTTTAACCGTGCTCTACGGGGTACAAAGCGACGCCGACGGCGCACTGCTTGCCAACCACATGGCGCTGGTGGTGCAGAAGAGCGGGCAGCAAACCCTGTTGCTCGATCTGGGCCTGCCGCGCGGTGACAGTCTGGCGCTGTTGGGGCTGGAGAGCTCGTTTCATTTCGGCGATGCGTTGCGCCACCTGCGGCGCCTCGACGCGACCCTCATCGACAGCGCCTTCACCAGCGCCGAAGCAGGGTTGCGCATCCTCGCCTACGCCGGTTCCGACGAGCCGCTGGAACGCACCAGCGCCGCCGAGTTGTACATGTTGCTCAGCGCCTTGCGCCAACACTTCCAGCACATCGTGGTCAACCTCACCGGGCAACCCGACAGCGAAGCGCTGCGCACCTTCGTCAGCCATTGCGACAAACTCCTGTGGTACACCGACCAGAACGTCCTCGACTGTCGCCGCAACCTCGCCGTGCTCAATCTGTGGCGCGAGAAAGGCATGAAACTCGACCATTGCCGGCTGCTGGTGGATCGCTATCTGCGTAACGTCGCCCCCGATTCCGACACCCTCGGCAAGACCTTCGGCCTGGAGGTGATTGCCGTGCTCGCCTACAGCCCGGAAGTTCGACTCAACGCCAAGAATCAGGGCGTGACCCTGTTCGAACTGGCCCCGCGTGAAGCCCTCAGCCAAAGTCTGCGCACCCTTGGCGAACGCTTGGCGAAACGCTCGGAAAGTCTGGCCAAGCCGAAGATCACCTGGTTCGATCGCTTGCGAGGCACCTCATGA
- a CDS encoding CpaF family protein, with protein sequence MNGEQLFGGPQRHATGNTDHDGLKLVLHRYIIDAIEESGKNLLEGSRQVLSQFVIDKVAEYIARLHLAISRYEMERLAEEIVDELTGFGPLEVLLRDSAVTEILVNGPHRVFIERDGVLHLSDLRFIDAHHVERVMQRILAPLGRRLDESSPMVDARLPDGSRVNAIIPPIALDGPCLSIRKFRKDMLKSTDLMAMQTIDQAIYDFIKEAVGKRCNILVSGGTGTGKTTLLNILSQLINPHERLVTIEDVAELQLGHPHVVRLETRPPNAEGHGEVKASDLIRNALRMRPDRIILGEIRGVEVVDVLTAMNTGHDGSMSTVHANNAQDALLRLETLVGLTGRTIAERTLRQMICAALDVVIQLTRMPDGRRCVSEVVEVVGVRDDVYVTNTLFRLDRRTGFGFLREAVNPAGDKLRREPTLAH encoded by the coding sequence ATGAACGGCGAGCAATTGTTTGGCGGGCCGCAGCGCCACGCCACCGGCAACACCGATCACGATGGCCTGAAACTGGTGCTGCACCGCTACATCATCGACGCCATCGAAGAGTCCGGGAAAAACCTGCTGGAGGGTTCGCGGCAGGTGCTCTCGCAGTTCGTCATCGACAAGGTCGCCGAATACATCGCACGCCTGCACCTGGCGATTTCCCGTTATGAAATGGAGCGTCTGGCCGAAGAGATCGTCGATGAACTGACCGGTTTCGGCCCGCTGGAAGTGCTGCTGCGCGACAGCGCCGTCACTGAGATTCTGGTCAACGGTCCGCATCGGGTATTCATCGAACGCGATGGCGTGCTGCATTTGAGTGACCTGCGTTTCATTGATGCACACCACGTCGAACGGGTCATGCAGCGCATCCTTGCACCGCTGGGTCGACGTCTCGACGAGTCGTCGCCGATGGTCGATGCGCGCCTGCCCGATGGCAGTCGGGTCAACGCGATCATCCCGCCGATTGCTCTTGATGGCCCGTGCCTGTCGATCCGTAAGTTTCGCAAGGACATGCTCAAGAGCACGGACCTGATGGCCATGCAAACCATCGATCAGGCGATCTACGACTTCATAAAAGAGGCGGTCGGCAAGCGCTGCAACATTCTTGTCAGTGGCGGCACCGGTACCGGCAAGACCACGCTGCTGAACATCCTCAGCCAGCTGATCAACCCACACGAACGCCTCGTCACCATCGAAGACGTCGCCGAGTTGCAACTCGGCCACCCGCACGTCGTGCGCCTGGAAACCCGTCCGCCGAATGCCGAGGGCCACGGTGAGGTCAAGGCCAGCGACCTGATCCGTAACGCCCTGCGGATGCGTCCTGACCGGATCATCCTCGGCGAAATCCGCGGCGTCGAAGTGGTCGATGTGCTGACCGCAATGAACACCGGTCACGACGGCTCGATGAGCACCGTACACGCCAACAATGCCCAGGATGCCTTGTTGCGCCTGGAAACGCTGGTCGGCCTGACTGGCCGCACCATCGCCGAACGCACCCTTCGCCAGATGATCTGCGCAGCACTGGATGTGGTGATTCAACTGACCCGCATGCCCGATGGCCGCCGTTGCGTCAGCGAAGTGGTGGAAGTGGTTGGCGTGCGCGATGACGTCTACGTCACCAACACCTTGTTCCGTCTCGACCGCCGCACAGGTTTCGGTTTCCTGCGCGAAGCGGTGAACCCGGCCGGCGACAAGTTGCGCCGCGAACCGACGCTGGCGCACTGA
- a CDS encoding type II secretion system F family protein, which translates to MLKPLLLIVICLGLLGLSLRLFYNGWRQSGAERVMDRLNQGQPQLTANSPRWASLERAFLRAGLGRPTERIGIWLLLWAFAILIGFALAGWVGLLVLLVLPPVMLRLYVSWRYQRRLRRMIEQLPQLLDHTVRSLKSGRTLADAVLGGIEASEDPLKNAMGRVQRNVQLGVSLPDAMSDMAELYEKDEFRLFALGLKVNHRYGGNASELLENLIKMIRERDQASRQLRAMTGETRLTAWVLGLLPIAMAGYFLMANPIYLVAMWHDPSGQRMLATAFGMQVIGSLLLWRMLRSL; encoded by the coding sequence ATGCTCAAACCGCTGTTGCTAATCGTGATTTGCCTGGGCCTGCTCGGTTTGTCTTTGCGCCTGTTCTACAACGGCTGGCGCCAGAGTGGCGCCGAGCGGGTAATGGACCGACTGAATCAGGGCCAGCCGCAACTGACGGCGAATTCGCCCCGTTGGGCCAGCCTTGAACGGGCCTTTTTGCGCGCAGGACTGGGCCGTCCGACCGAGCGCATCGGTATCTGGCTGCTGCTCTGGGCCTTCGCGATCCTGATCGGTTTTGCCTTGGCCGGATGGGTCGGTTTGCTGGTTTTGCTGGTGTTACCGCCAGTGATGCTGCGCCTGTATGTCAGTTGGCGCTACCAACGGCGCTTGCGGCGGATGATCGAACAACTGCCGCAATTGCTCGACCACACTGTGCGCAGTCTGAAATCCGGTCGCACCTTGGCCGATGCGGTGCTCGGTGGCATTGAGGCCAGCGAAGATCCCCTGAAAAACGCCATGGGCCGGGTGCAGCGCAACGTCCAGTTGGGCGTGAGTTTGCCGGACGCGATGTCAGACATGGCCGAGCTCTACGAGAAGGACGAGTTTCGCCTGTTCGCCCTCGGCCTCAAGGTCAATCACCGCTATGGCGGCAACGCCAGCGAACTGCTGGAAAACCTGATCAAGATGATCCGCGAGCGCGATCAGGCTTCACGCCAATTGCGCGCCATGACCGGCGAAACCCGCCTTACCGCGTGGGTGCTGGGCTTGCTGCCGATTGCCATGGCCGGGTATTTCCTGATGGCCAATCCGATTTATCTGGTCGCCATGTGGCACGACCCGTCCGGGCAGCGAATGCTGGCCACGGCGTTCGGCATGCAGGTGATTGGCAGTCTGTTGCTCTGGCGGATGTTGCGCAGCCTATGA
- a CDS encoding type II secretion system F family protein, with translation MTTPLMISAVLLLGAALLLIASLLEQRRRARQISRRLDGDLIRENRFGNLLHVLGESQVGQRSVKLDNETQTLLNRLGWRSARQRSLFAACQIGTPLLLLALTVLLQSVFFPTVEKQWVAPLFAVGVGYLLPKRLLVIAVARRQKQLSNEIGTFLPLLRILFESGMAVEQALRVLSHESQALLPVLTQELRLVLARVDSGLELGEELNKATQLLAVDEFTDTCVILQQLLHQGGGAMKSLLSLKQLLDDRRLTRLQEYISKMSAKMSVVMMLFLFPALLIVLAGPGFTALAKALGA, from the coding sequence ATGACCACACCCCTGATGATCAGCGCCGTGTTGTTGCTCGGCGCCGCCCTGTTACTGATCGCCAGCCTGCTGGAGCAACGCCGCCGCGCGCGGCAGATCAGCCGGCGACTGGACGGTGACCTGATCCGCGAAAACCGTTTCGGCAACCTGTTGCACGTGCTCGGCGAGAGCCAGGTCGGCCAGCGCAGCGTCAAGCTCGACAACGAAACCCAGACGTTACTCAACCGTCTCGGCTGGCGCAGCGCCCGTCAGCGCTCGCTGTTCGCCGCCTGCCAGATCGGTACGCCGTTGTTGCTGCTGGCGCTGACGGTGTTGCTGCAATCGGTGTTTTTTCCGACCGTAGAAAAGCAATGGGTCGCGCCGTTGTTCGCGGTCGGCGTCGGCTACCTGTTGCCCAAACGGCTGCTGGTGATTGCCGTGGCGCGACGGCAAAAACAACTGTCGAACGAGATCGGCACCTTCCTGCCACTGCTGCGCATCCTCTTCGAATCCGGTATGGCCGTGGAGCAGGCGCTGCGCGTGCTGAGCCACGAAAGCCAGGCGTTGCTGCCAGTGCTGACTCAGGAACTGCGGCTGGTGCTGGCGCGGGTCGATTCCGGCCTTGAGCTGGGGGAAGAACTGAACAAAGCCACGCAATTGCTGGCGGTGGACGAGTTCACCGACACCTGCGTGATCCTTCAGCAGTTGCTGCATCAGGGCGGCGGGGCGATGAAGTCGCTGCTCTCGCTCAAGCAACTGCTTGATGACCGGCGCCTCACGCGCCTGCAGGAATACATCTCGAAGATGTCCGCAAAAATGTCCGTCGTGATGATGCTGTTTCTCTTCCCGGCGTTATTGATCGTCCTCGCCGGCCCGGGCTTCACCGCCCTGGCCAAGGCCTTGGGGGCTTGA
- a CDS encoding tetratricopeptide repeat protein — MKAMIAGACLLLLGGCASTGQNPWEALTNSASCGKLSSDQQLSLNLADDMAKDGKLHASLANLQSLPDNLADVRLRKAKVYRLLGRSEAEPLYRSLLGSCLAAEAEHGLGQLAAARSDYGQAQAHLQRAARLAPTDEKIRNDLGVVYLNQLRIEDARFEFLTAMELKQSDKLAALNLVTLLLYQDDWNRAAELVSRLGLSPAQFSEAQSRAEKLKVPSPANAAVTAMLK, encoded by the coding sequence ATGAAAGCAATGATTGCCGGTGCATGTCTGTTGTTGCTCGGTGGCTGTGCCAGCACCGGGCAGAACCCCTGGGAAGCGCTGACCAACAGCGCCAGTTGCGGCAAGCTCAGTTCTGATCAGCAACTGTCGTTGAACCTGGCCGATGACATGGCCAAAGACGGCAAGCTCCACGCCAGCCTGGCCAACCTGCAAAGCCTGCCGGACAACCTCGCCGATGTGCGGTTGCGCAAGGCCAAGGTCTACCGTCTGCTTGGGCGCAGCGAGGCCGAGCCGTTGTATCGCAGCTTGCTCGGCAGTTGCCTGGCCGCCGAGGCCGAACATGGTCTGGGCCAGCTCGCGGCGGCCAGATCCGATTACGGTCAGGCACAGGCGCACCTGCAACGCGCTGCGCGGTTGGCCCCCACCGACGAAAAAATCCGCAATGACCTGGGCGTGGTTTACCTCAATCAATTGCGCATCGAGGACGCACGCTTCGAATTTCTTACGGCCATGGAGCTCAAGCAAAGCGATAAATTGGCCGCGCTGAATCTGGTCACGCTGTTGCTGTATCAGGACGATTGGAACCGCGCCGCCGAACTGGTCAGCCGCCTCGGGCTCAGCCCGGCACAGTTCAGCGAAGCGCAAAGCCGCGCTGAGAAACTGAAGGTTCCGAGCCCTGCCAATGCCGCCGTTACAGCGATGCTCAAGTAA
- a CDS encoding DUF3613 domain-containing protein produces MKTAIFCLGLLALPLSGYAIDAGPASAQQQETEGWLLLQSRNKVASPKVQTVTPSERELAMQRWLKSYQHEIPQFFDQDQGGEVDSGSGG; encoded by the coding sequence ATGAAAACCGCGATTTTTTGCCTTGGTCTGCTGGCTCTACCGCTCAGCGGTTATGCCATCGACGCCGGCCCGGCCTCGGCTCAGCAACAGGAAACCGAAGGCTGGCTGCTGCTGCAAAGCCGCAACAAAGTGGCCTCGCCGAAAGTACAGACGGTGACGCCGTCTGAACGGGAACTGGCGATGCAGCGCTGGCTGAAAAGCTACCAGCATGAGATCCCGCAGTTTTTTGATCAGGATCAGGGTGGCGAGGTTGACAGTGGTTCGGGGGGGTAG
- a CDS encoding DUF6124 family protein, giving the protein MNNDNGDSNTETTTPLADAIRADDQIKNREAIKRALDFYLCPEPKKNRQPSTMFLVNPSVDTESLLAHACESLASASTAASNFANELSGAQRSTVLGIQQIVMLAELAVNRALDRVDPQS; this is encoded by the coding sequence TTGAACAACGATAACGGCGATTCGAATACTGAAACCACCACGCCACTCGCCGACGCCATCCGCGCCGATGACCAGATAAAAAACCGCGAAGCGATCAAGCGCGCGCTCGATTTCTATCTCTGCCCCGAACCGAAAAAAAACCGCCAGCCGAGCACGATGTTCCTCGTCAATCCGAGTGTCGACACCGAAAGCCTGCTCGCCCACGCTTGCGAATCACTGGCCAGCGCCAGCACGGCGGCCAGCAACTTCGCCAATGAACTGAGCGGCGCGCAACGCAGCACCGTGTTGGGCATCCAGCAGATTGTCATGCTCGCCGAACTGGCGGTGAACCGGGCGCTGGATCGGGTTGACCCACAATCCTGA
- a CDS encoding DUF6124 family protein, translated as MDKLIPDPPLETANPLADAIRADDQIKNREAIKRALDFYLCPEPKKNRQPSTMFLVNPSVDTESLLAHACESLASASTAASNFANELSGTQRSTVLGIQQIVMLAELAVNRALDRVDPQS; from the coding sequence ATGGACAAACTGATTCCCGATCCACCCCTCGAAACCGCCAACCCACTCGCCGACGCCATCCGCGCCGATGACCAGATAAAAAACCGCGAAGCGATCAAGCGCGCGCTCGATTTCTATCTCTGCCCCGAACCGAAAAAAAACCGCCAGCCGAGCACGATGTTCCTCGTCAATCCGAGTGTCGACACCGAAAGCCTGCTCGCCCACGCTTGCGAATCACTGGCCAGCGCAAGCACGGCGGCCAGCAACTTCGCCAATGAATTGAGCGGCACGCAACGCAGCACCGTGTTGGGCATCCAGCAGATTGTCATGCTCGCCGAACTGGCGGTGAACCGGGCGCTGGATCGGGTTGACCCACAATCCTGA